Proteins from a single region of Paraglaciecola sp. T6c:
- a CDS encoding FAD-binding and (Fe-S)-binding domain-containing protein, which translates to MTPLPVKYLREIETLLPPEAIIQDISRRRALGVDASFYQLIPQLVLKLSDLRQVQTVLALSHQFQVAVTFRAAGTSLSGQGISDSVLITLTDDWRQHEIFDDGLRIKLQPGIIGADANRILARYGRKIGPDPASINSCKIGGVAANNASGMCCGVAHNSYYTVKDMTIVLADGSVVDTSDASSEMQFREAHSSLLNEVKMLAQMCQGNERLRELITHKYRLKNTCGYALNALIDYQEPLDVLMHLMIGSEGTLGFIADITYQTVVEHEHKASGLYLFASAQHACALVKSLEKQNVDAVELMDQRALNSVKGQPGLPDAFCTPYDGYTALLIETSADSQEALAENCANIERCIVPYAPVQSIAFSRDLVLNQQLWAIRKGTFPAVGAVRQAGTTVIIEDVCFPIENMAEGIQRLHQLFDQYGYSEAIIFGHALAGNLHFVFTQAFDDQSEIQRYDDFMQAVAQLVAVEFKGSLKAEHGTGRNMAPFVELEWGNEAYSVMKRLKDIIDPLGILNPGVILNEDAQSHIKNLKLLPKADEIVDKCIECGFCEAVCPSQALSYTPRQRIAIWRRIQQLREAEIVTDSETQELQQLETDFQYMGIDTCAATGLCAQRCPVGINTGDLIRQLRSEKQTNVGEIIAKFSAEHFSLVSKSAGVGFALSSSATKLLGDPLTNKIGAKMHRLSTKNLPLWQSQWPSKGKKITIDGALKAKKVIYFASCASRNMGAAASDNEKRSTYDAARSIFSKAGYQVMLPEKLDELCCGMPFSSKGFPDLAQQKGEQLAEQLRDISSDGKIPIVFDTSPCKQQIQELKDVIGLQIFETSEFMVKHVIADLKITAQIEPVALHVTCSSRKMGLAPYLQALARTCSETVIEPQGIECCGFAGDKGMFVPELNASALRHLKDQIPASCTAGYSNSRTCEIGLSQHSGIPYHSLLLLLDDVSQQKSQDAIA; encoded by the coding sequence ATGACGCCGTTGCCTGTCAAATACCTGCGTGAAATTGAAACCCTATTACCTCCTGAGGCGATTATTCAAGATATTAGCCGGCGCAGAGCACTCGGAGTAGACGCAAGTTTTTATCAACTCATTCCTCAGCTCGTCCTAAAACTATCAGACCTTCGACAGGTACAAACAGTACTTGCCCTGAGTCATCAATTTCAGGTGGCTGTTACATTTCGAGCAGCAGGTACGAGTTTGTCAGGGCAGGGGATATCTGATTCAGTGCTCATTACGTTAACTGACGACTGGCGCCAACATGAGATCTTCGATGACGGTCTTCGCATCAAGCTGCAACCTGGCATCATTGGTGCCGATGCTAATCGGATACTGGCACGTTACGGTCGTAAAATTGGGCCCGACCCAGCCTCTATCAATAGCTGTAAAATTGGGGGGGTCGCAGCCAATAATGCCTCCGGTATGTGCTGCGGCGTAGCGCACAATAGTTATTACACTGTAAAGGATATGACCATAGTTTTAGCGGACGGCAGTGTGGTCGATACCAGTGATGCTAGCAGTGAGATGCAGTTTCGCGAGGCGCACTCATCGTTACTGAACGAGGTTAAAATGCTGGCCCAAATGTGCCAAGGGAACGAAAGATTACGCGAGTTAATTACCCACAAATACCGCCTTAAAAATACCTGTGGTTATGCCCTTAATGCATTAATCGATTATCAGGAGCCGCTGGACGTGCTGATGCATTTGATGATTGGCTCTGAGGGAACGCTTGGCTTTATCGCCGACATTACTTACCAAACCGTTGTAGAGCATGAACACAAAGCCAGTGGTCTGTATTTATTTGCCAGTGCTCAACATGCCTGTGCTTTAGTAAAGTCGCTTGAAAAGCAAAACGTAGATGCAGTGGAGCTGATGGATCAGCGGGCGCTTAATTCAGTGAAGGGCCAACCAGGGCTGCCAGATGCATTTTGTACGCCTTATGATGGTTACACTGCGCTGCTCATTGAAACCAGTGCCGACAGCCAAGAAGCGTTGGCGGAAAATTGCGCTAATATCGAGCGTTGTATAGTCCCCTATGCGCCAGTGCAATCTATTGCGTTTAGTCGTGATCTTGTACTCAATCAGCAATTGTGGGCGATTCGAAAAGGTACGTTTCCCGCAGTAGGTGCGGTGCGTCAAGCGGGCACAACTGTGATTATTGAAGATGTGTGTTTTCCTATCGAAAATATGGCCGAGGGGATCCAGCGTTTACATCAATTATTTGATCAGTACGGATACTCAGAGGCAATCATATTTGGTCACGCGCTTGCGGGAAATTTACATTTTGTATTCACCCAAGCATTTGATGATCAGAGTGAAATACAGCGCTACGATGATTTTATGCAAGCAGTCGCTCAGCTTGTAGCGGTGGAATTTAAGGGCTCACTTAAAGCAGAGCATGGCACGGGCAGAAACATGGCCCCTTTTGTTGAGTTAGAGTGGGGGAACGAAGCCTACAGTGTGATGAAAAGACTCAAAGACATTATTGACCCACTGGGAATTTTGAATCCGGGGGTGATACTCAATGAGGACGCCCAAAGTCACATCAAAAACCTTAAACTCCTGCCAAAAGCCGATGAAATAGTCGATAAATGTATCGAGTGTGGTTTTTGCGAGGCTGTGTGCCCATCCCAAGCGTTGAGTTATACCCCAAGACAGCGCATTGCGATTTGGCGGCGTATACAACAATTGCGCGAAGCAGAAATTGTGACCGACAGCGAAACCCAAGAGCTGCAACAGTTAGAGACAGACTTCCAGTATATGGGCATAGATACCTGTGCAGCGACTGGGCTGTGTGCCCAGCGATGCCCCGTGGGAATCAATACAGGTGATTTAATTAGGCAGTTACGCAGTGAAAAACAAACAAACGTCGGCGAAATAATCGCTAAGTTCAGTGCAGAACACTTCTCGCTGGTGAGTAAATCTGCGGGAGTTGGTTTTGCGCTCTCAAGCAGTGCCACCAAACTGCTAGGAGATCCTTTAACTAACAAGATAGGTGCTAAAATGCACCGATTATCTACGAAAAATCTGCCTTTGTGGCAAAGTCAGTGGCCCAGTAAAGGGAAAAAAATAACCATTGACGGTGCACTTAAAGCCAAGAAAGTCATCTATTTTGCGAGCTGCGCCAGTCGCAACATGGGGGCCGCTGCTTCAGACAATGAGAAACGCTCTACATATGATGCCGCCCGTTCTATTTTTAGCAAGGCAGGGTATCAGGTCATGTTGCCTGAAAAGCTTGATGAATTGTGTTGTGGTATGCCGTTTAGCAGTAAAGGTTTCCCTGATTTGGCCCAGCAAAAGGGTGAACAATTAGCTGAGCAATTAAGGGATATTAGCAGCGATGGAAAAATACCCATTGTGTTTGACACTAGCCCTTGCAAGCAACAAATCCAAGAACTGAAAGATGTAATAGGGTTGCAAATTTTCGAGACTAGCGAGTTTATGGTGAAGCACGTTATCGCCGATTTAAAGATTACCGCGCAAATCGAGCCTGTCGCGCTGCATGTTACCTGTAGCAGCCGTAAAATGGGCCTTGCACCGTATTTACAGGCGTTGGCAAGAACCTGCAGTGAAACAGTGATAGAGCCCCAAGGCATTGAATGTTGTGGTTTTGCGGGGGACAAAGGGATGTTTGTTCCTGAGCTAAATGCCAGCGCGTTGCGCCATTTAAAGGATCAAATACCAGCTAGTTGCACTGCAGGCTACAGTAATAGTCGCACGTGCGAGATAGGGCTAAGTCAGCACAGCGGAATTCCTTATCACTCGCTATTACTATTACTTGATGATGTGAGTCAGCAAAAGAGCCAAGATGCCATTGCATAA
- the pckA gene encoding phosphoenolpyruvate carboxykinase (ATP): MNIHKLSAELAKFGITDATEILHNPSYDVLFEETTHHSLEGYEKGVVTELGAVNVNTGKFTGRSPKDKYIVRDDVTKDTVWWSDQGKNDNKPISPAVWDDLKSTVTKQLSGKRLFVVDTYCGANEDTRLKVRFITEVAWQAHFVKNMFIRPTDEELINYDPDFVVMNGAKTNNPNWQEHGINSENFVAFNLTEKVQLIGGTWYGGEMKKGMFSMMNYLLPLRNIASMHCSANVGKDGDVAIFFGLSGTGKTTLSTDPNRELIGDDEHGWDDNGVFNFEGGCYAKTINLSKENEPDIYNAIRRDALLENVTVDADGKIDFDDNSKTENTRVSYPIHHIDNIVKPVSRAGHANKVIFLTADAFGVLPAVSKLTPEQAQYYFLSGFTAKLAGTERGITEPTPTFSSCFGAAFLSLHPTQYANVLKNRMQAADAQAYLVNTGWNGTGKRISIKATRAIIDAILDGSLDDAATTTLPIFNLQIPQKLGELDTDILDPRKTYDNESQWTDKATSLAGLFIDNFDKFTDTDNGRVLVAAGPSLFSHAKSA; the protein is encoded by the coding sequence ATGAATATACACAAATTGTCCGCAGAGTTAGCCAAGTTTGGCATTACCGATGCCACTGAAATTCTACATAACCCCTCTTATGACGTATTGTTTGAGGAAACGACACACCATAGCCTTGAAGGCTATGAAAAAGGTGTCGTGACCGAATTAGGTGCCGTCAACGTGAACACAGGCAAATTCACCGGCCGCTCCCCTAAAGACAAATACATAGTGCGCGATGATGTTACCAAGGACACCGTTTGGTGGTCTGATCAAGGTAAAAACGATAATAAACCGATTTCTCCTGCCGTGTGGGACGACCTCAAAAGCACAGTGACAAAACAACTCAGCGGCAAACGCCTGTTTGTGGTTGATACTTACTGCGGCGCAAATGAAGATACCCGCTTAAAAGTACGCTTTATTACAGAGGTCGCATGGCAAGCTCACTTCGTCAAAAACATGTTCATACGCCCAACAGATGAAGAACTGATTAACTACGATCCAGATTTTGTGGTGATGAATGGCGCGAAAACCAATAACCCAAATTGGCAAGAGCACGGAATTAACTCTGAAAATTTCGTGGCATTTAATCTAACCGAAAAAGTACAACTGATTGGTGGCACTTGGTATGGCGGTGAGATGAAGAAAGGCATGTTCTCAATGATGAACTACTTGCTCCCCCTTAGAAACATTGCCTCTATGCATTGCAGTGCAAATGTAGGAAAAGACGGCGATGTTGCAATCTTCTTCGGTCTGTCCGGTACCGGAAAGACCACTTTATCGACAGATCCAAATCGCGAATTAATCGGCGATGATGAGCACGGTTGGGATGACAATGGCGTGTTTAATTTTGAAGGCGGCTGCTACGCCAAAACCATCAATTTAAGTAAAGAAAACGAACCTGATATCTATAATGCGATTCGCCGAGATGCTTTGCTTGAAAACGTGACGGTTGATGCCGATGGTAAAATCGACTTTGACGACAACAGCAAGACTGAAAATACCCGAGTATCTTATCCTATTCACCATATCGACAATATTGTGAAGCCCGTCTCGCGCGCAGGCCACGCAAACAAGGTCATTTTCTTAACGGCCGATGCATTTGGTGTGCTTCCTGCGGTATCAAAATTGACGCCTGAACAAGCCCAGTACTATTTCTTATCTGGCTTCACCGCTAAATTGGCGGGCACTGAGCGTGGTATCACTGAGCCTACACCGACGTTTTCTAGTTGCTTCGGCGCAGCGTTTTTAAGCCTTCATCCTACGCAATATGCTAATGTGCTTAAAAATCGTATGCAGGCTGCTGATGCGCAGGCTTACTTAGTCAATACAGGTTGGAATGGCACCGGCAAGCGCATTTCGATTAAAGCAACTCGAGCCATTATCGACGCAATTTTAGACGGCTCTTTAGATGATGCTGCCACGACCACCCTACCTATTTTTAATCTACAGATCCCGCAAAAATTAGGTGAGCTAGACACAGACATTCTTGACCCGCGTAAAACCTATGATAATGAGAGCCAATGGACCGATAAGGCAACAAGCTTAGCGGGACTGTTTATTGATAATTTTGATAAATTTACGGATACCGATAATGGTAGAGTATTAGTTGCAGCCGGGCCCAGCCTGTTTAGCCATGCTAAAAGCGCGTAG
- a CDS encoding DUF1428 domain-containing protein: MSYIDGFVVAVPSANKEEYKAYAKQCIRIFREEYGALSCTECWGEDVPEGEVTSFPQAVQAKADETVVFSWITWPSKEVRDQGMQKCMNDPRFDPATAPMPFDGKRMIYGGFEVLVDE, from the coding sequence ATGTCTTATATCGATGGTTTTGTTGTTGCCGTGCCAAGCGCAAATAAAGAAGAATACAAAGCGTACGCCAAACAGTGCATAAGAATTTTCAGAGAAGAATACGGCGCATTAAGCTGCACAGAATGTTGGGGCGAGGACGTACCTGAAGGCGAAGTGACTTCTTTTCCTCAGGCCGTACAAGCAAAAGCAGATGAAACCGTGGTGTTTTCGTGGATCACCTGGCCGTCAAAAGAAGTCAGGGACCAAGGCATGCAAAAATGCATGAATGACCCACGCTTTGACCCTGCTACCGCCCCCATGCCATTTGATGGCAAACGCATGATTTATGGTGGTTTTGAAGTACTCGTAGATGAGTAA
- a CDS encoding cation:proton antiporter: MNLIELIGQSSFTEIAVLLVLAASLGFVGLLLRQPLIVSFIAVGLIAGPSVLDIVHSKDQITLLSELGIAILLFLVGIKLDVKLIKSIGGVSVLTGLGQVIFTSLIGYLIGLWLGLGYITSLYVAVALTFSSTIIIVKLLSDKREIESLHGQIALGFLIVQDLVVVVAMIVLATIGIGSSGHGDANNSSVWHVAISGLSLLGFVIVFVRYIANPLTEKLAKAPELLVIYAIAQAALFAAIGDIVGLGMEVGGLLAGVALASTPYRESIAARLAPLRDFLLLFFFIALGATLDLSKLGTHLPAAIIFSLFVLFGNPLIVMSIMGLMGYGKRTGFLAGLTVAQISEFSLIFIAMGIGLGHVPQDILGLVTLVGIITIGVSTYMITYSHQLYSFFAPLLGKFERSGIPREASTDENSGNQYPVIIFGLGRLGTAISMQLKNEGIKVLGIDFNPAAIKHWHQLGLDCNFGDATDAEFIIELPLKHAQWIVSTIPHLHTGLSSEDNRKTVIQLTRSAGYTGKLAVISQGRAETEELNLLGVELVLEPFQDTADRAVRILYEGLDINATQQEKG, translated from the coding sequence ATGAATTTAATCGAACTTATTGGTCAGTCCTCTTTTACAGAAATTGCAGTGCTTTTAGTGCTGGCTGCTTCATTGGGTTTTGTCGGCTTACTGTTGCGACAACCTCTCATTGTTAGTTTTATTGCCGTCGGTTTAATTGCCGGGCCTTCAGTGCTCGATATCGTGCATTCTAAAGATCAAATCACTCTTTTGTCTGAACTAGGCATAGCGATCTTGCTCTTCCTTGTTGGAATTAAGCTAGATGTAAAGTTAATTAAGTCTATTGGTGGGGTTTCGGTTTTAACGGGGCTAGGCCAAGTTATTTTTACGTCCCTGATTGGTTATTTGATCGGTTTATGGCTTGGACTTGGTTACATTACTAGCCTTTATGTCGCCGTTGCGCTTACATTTTCTTCTACCATTATTATCGTAAAGCTTTTATCTGATAAACGAGAAATAGAATCCTTACACGGTCAAATTGCTTTAGGTTTTTTGATTGTGCAAGATTTGGTAGTGGTAGTCGCGATGATAGTGTTAGCGACTATTGGTATTGGATCTAGTGGGCATGGTGATGCAAATAACTCTTCAGTTTGGCACGTTGCTATATCAGGATTGAGTTTACTGGGTTTTGTGATTGTATTTGTACGCTACATTGCGAATCCTTTAACGGAAAAACTCGCTAAAGCGCCTGAATTATTAGTTATTTATGCCATTGCACAAGCAGCATTGTTTGCAGCCATAGGAGATATAGTCGGTTTGGGCATGGAAGTCGGGGGCTTGCTGGCCGGCGTGGCATTAGCGTCAACACCTTATCGGGAAAGCATCGCAGCAAGACTCGCTCCTTTACGTGATTTTTTGCTGTTGTTTTTTTTCATTGCTCTAGGGGCCACATTAGACTTATCAAAGCTTGGCACTCATTTACCGGCAGCTATTATTTTCTCACTGTTTGTTTTGTTTGGTAATCCACTTATTGTCATGTCGATTATGGGGCTGATGGGATATGGCAAAAGAACGGGTTTCCTAGCCGGCTTAACGGTTGCTCAGATTAGTGAGTTTTCGTTAATCTTTATCGCCATGGGCATAGGGTTAGGCCATGTGCCGCAGGACATTTTAGGTTTAGTGACGCTGGTGGGTATTATCACTATTGGGGTTTCAACCTATATGATTACTTATTCACACCAACTCTATTCTTTTTTTGCTCCGTTGTTAGGTAAGTTCGAGCGCTCGGGCATACCTCGAGAGGCCTCTACCGATGAGAACTCAGGCAACCAATATCCAGTTATCATCTTTGGTTTAGGAAGACTGGGAACGGCTATTTCAATGCAACTCAAAAATGAGGGGATTAAAGTCTTAGGTATCGACTTTAATCCGGCGGCGATTAAACATTGGCATCAATTGGGGTTGGATTGTAATTTCGGGGACGCAACAGACGCCGAATTTATCATTGAACTGCCTCTCAAACATGCACAATGGATTGTGTCGACTATTCCTCATCTCCACACTGGCTTATCCTCTGAAGATAATCGAAAAACGGTTATTCAGTTAACACGTTCAGCGGGCTACACAGGGAAGTTAGCCGTTATTTCACAAGGTCGTGCCGAAACCGAAGAATTAAACTTACTCGGTGTTGAATTGGTGCTCGAGCCTTTTCAAGATACTGCAGACCGAGCCGTTCGCATACTTTATGAAGGTCTTGATATTAACGCCACTCAACAAGAAAAGGGATAA
- a CDS encoding universal stress protein, giving the protein MKRFNKFLYILNNDCLKPPLSLLRTIALAKNNQVDLTVLLVLPTLSIPNSFNTEGLNPIEIEQVIFTEQEQKLKQLVTCLDADVNINVQLKVGKRYLEIVRLVLADKYDMLIKEVDKANWLDHFIGSDDMQLLRNCPCPIWLMKKDEKPRYKNILAAVDFDSEDVNTCNDELNHMIMSLCSSIAVAEFSRIHVATVYNATHAGFVSLWADNPEKIEEEMLESEFRNSRYKMDLLFDNVKQEIGVDSFNFLSLIPHIVKGTAGEELPKIAKKIDADLVVMGTVARTGIAGLVIGNTAETIFNQLNSSVLAIKPQGFVSPIKSTT; this is encoded by the coding sequence ATGAAAAGGTTTAACAAATTCTTATATATATTAAACAACGATTGTCTAAAACCCCCACTTTCATTATTACGCACTATTGCGCTAGCAAAAAATAATCAGGTCGACCTGACGGTGCTCCTTGTACTCCCTACCCTTTCAATTCCGAATTCGTTTAACACAGAAGGACTGAACCCGATAGAAATTGAACAAGTTATCTTCACTGAACAAGAGCAAAAGTTAAAGCAGTTGGTAACCTGTCTCGATGCAGACGTAAACATAAACGTGCAGCTAAAAGTTGGCAAAAGATACCTTGAAATTGTGCGTCTAGTGCTAGCTGACAAATATGACATGCTCATAAAAGAAGTGGACAAAGCAAACTGGCTCGACCATTTTATCGGTAGTGACGACATGCAGTTATTACGCAATTGTCCTTGCCCTATCTGGCTCATGAAGAAAGACGAAAAGCCCCGTTATAAAAATATTTTAGCTGCCGTCGATTTTGATTCTGAAGATGTCAATACATGCAACGATGAACTGAATCATATGATTATGAGTCTTTGCAGCTCTATCGCCGTGGCTGAGTTTTCGAGAATACATGTGGCTACTGTTTACAATGCAACTCATGCAGGCTTTGTCAGCTTATGGGCCGATAACCCGGAGAAAATCGAAGAAGAAATGCTAGAGTCAGAGTTTCGTAACAGTCGCTATAAAATGGATTTACTGTTTGACAACGTAAAGCAAGAAATCGGAGTAGACTCTTTTAATTTTTTGTCATTAATCCCTCATATCGTTAAAGGGACCGCGGGTGAAGAGCTCCCAAAAATAGCCAAAAAGATAGATGCAGACTTAGTCGTTATGGGAACGGTTGCCCGCACCGGAATTGCTGGATTGGTGATAGGCAACACCGCAGAGACCATTTTCAATCAGCTAAACAGTTCGGTATTGGCAATCAAGCCTCAAGGATTTGTTTCTCCTATAAAGTCAACGACGTAA